The following nucleotide sequence is from Euleptes europaea isolate rEulEur1 chromosome 3, rEulEur1.hap1, whole genome shotgun sequence.
AAGTGGCAAAGACTGTTGTATTTCATTCTTGTATGTTGCAGTATTCTAGGAAAAATATATGCAGTACCCAATCCATTCTCCTGGACAGTTTTGAAACCTGAACAAACCGTAGCTCAGTAAAGCTCACCTGGAGGGGCTACTACCAGCCAAGGGGCTCGAGAAGCCCCCTCTTTTCCTGCCTGCAGATGGAGAGGGGTTTGTCCAGCTCCTGGAAACATGCCAGCTCCAAAAAGCTACTCACCTTTGCACATGGATGTCAAGTCAAGGCTAgatcacccctcctcctcctcctcctcctcctcctcctccagtcttTCTGTTCCTGTTCATCCTGTCTGCAAGATGACGTCAACTTAGCCGAGAGTTTTGAGGCTGTTTGTGCATGATAGTCCCAGACATGGAATCTACTCTGGATCTCGAAAGCCCCTCTCTGCTTCCAGCATGAAATCTCTGATGCCCCAGAGCAGCCAGAGGTATACAAAGCTGATGATGCCCAAAGGGCAGAGTTGTATTCTTGGGCTGGGGACCTTGGGGATGCTCCTGGAGGCTGGATTGCATGCCCTCAGGGAATGAGGAACACGGGCTGGAAGCTTGGAGAATTGGTATGGATTGTGTCTCGTGATGTCAGGGGAGGtaaatttaatttataccctgtgGGCTGTCCAGAACATGTCAACATGCAGTTGGCTGGCCTAGCAGTTGTTTCTAGCCTCCAGGTCGAgcctagggatcccctggaattacagcttatctccaaactacagagaccagctaccctggaaaaaatggctgctttggaagatggactttgtggcttgtaccccattgaggtccctgtcctccccaggctccacccccaaaactccaggagtttcccaactggagctggcaacgctaccccCCAGTTCCTCACTGGTGGCGAGGGGGAACCTGACAACACAGGTGCTGCAAACAGGATGAGAAGATGTTACCGGTAAGTGAAAATGGCTCATCCAGGGAAGAGAGAGCAGTTGGCCTTTTCTGTGGTCAGTCCAGAGGTCACCTGGGGCAACAATTTAGCAGAAGAAGCCAAGCCCAAGTTAGACAACCTAATCCAGGTGTCACGTGCAAAGTGTCCTCAGACCAGGGAATCCCCTATGCATTCACCATCAGGGGTCACCCTCCTGTGTCCCTCCTCAGCCAACAAGCCcctttgaggcttcctttcaTCAGCAAGCCTCTTACAGTTTCCCCTTTTTCCCATGAGCCCCACTCCACCATCTTTTTGTGCTTCCCCTTAGTCAAATGTCTCTGGGTTTACAGCACTTTGAGTCTTGGCCGGGCCCTTCTCCTCAGCCATTTAACTGGCCCACATCCTTCCTGGCTCCCTTCGTACTGCTGAAGCTGCCCACTAGCTCTTCCTGAGGCTTTCCCTAGTGTCTTCCCTGACAGTGAGTTCTCTCCTCTCGAGGGGCAGAATCTGCCTCCCCACCGGCCTTTTCTGCCAGTCTTCTTGGCTTCTTGCAGCATCAACAGCTCCAGTTCCCCTTGGGCATTCCTTGACGCTTCCTCCTCTGGCTTGCGCCTTCCCTcaccattaggggtgtgcaagaactttttttctggtaaatttcaggttcgggtttattggccccttttgtgggggggactaaaataagccgaatacccatattggtaaacgggtattcagctttatttccgggtttcatGAAAAAGCTGGATCCATTATAgtttatggaatttattttcaatcccCAGAAGGGAGGCGTTTTTTCGAggtggagtcaccaaatttgcagggactctccttagacggtcacagaagtttgggacggggatccaattttatggtcctGCAAAGGggctgcccccatcctccaggcatttgtgaaaactgagctgtcaatcggttttcaggctCAGAAGGTCAGTGTTATCGAGGACTGGCAGAAGGAGCCGATTGGTAGGCTGGCGCCTCTGAGTCAGGGGCACCTCTGAGTCACTTTGCATGAAgtctatgcaaattagcttccaaactgagggaaatggcttaaatgcaagaaaaataaggcacagaaaacatttcttttggtggaaaacgacatcctgtgaacagtcctttaatataatcattaaaaactgatttcaagagatggtcacggtgtaaGTAAATGAAaccactactcagggcaaccttccatttgagagcaggttttcatgagggggggatggtgatatcggagccagctgaagtctcgaccaaggtggctcttctgaaggagattatgCATCTGAGCCAAGGCAAATAgcagaaacctgaaaaagccgaatatctattcgtcTATTTGAGAATCGCCTATCCGGCTTTGTTCAGCTTCCCAGTTTTTAATATTCGGCTGAACCTTAACCTGAAAAAAACTGAAATGGTATTTtcaagtttatttttggttcgggtttaccgtTATGCCCAGCCCTTCCCACCATCTTTCCATCTCAGCTCTCTTGCGGCCTCTTTAATTTCATCTCCCTCTCTCATTACCAGCCTCGTTCTTGAATTACAGGACCAGCTGTCTTGTGGACGCCCACCTGCCTGAATTGGGAAGCCTAGGGTTTTCAAcatccaggtggcatctggagatctcccattattacaattgatctccaggtagccaagagaaaatggctgctttggagggaggactctatatggcattataccctgctgaggtccctcccttccccaaatcccagtctttccaggctccaccctgaaaatctccaggtatttcccaacctagagcaggcaaccctaaggaaatccCACCCAACCTGGCTATGCGTATGCCCAACTGCACCACCAGAGGTGCCCAGACAACATCCAGAGCTCATGGAGCCAGGTCACCGATCACATAAGGGAATGTGGTTTGAGGCCTTGAAACACATAATGACGTGTTTGATGGAAGCTTTAGATCCAGTTGAAGTGGATCTcctgaacttcttagagaaggaCAAAAAGGCCTCAAACCACTGTCGATGGAATATAAGGAGAAGGATAAGAAAGATGGAAAGGCAGTGCCGATGACTTATTTTATCGTGCTGTAAAGGCACCAGATGCCATCCCttcattttttttagttttttaaaattattgtgtgtgtgtgtgtgtgtgtgtgtgtatataacagAATGTAGAAAATGAAGAATATAAGAGAAAAGAAcctagattaaaaaaacaaatcttgATAGGAGTTACAATTGTAATCATTGCATCAGAAcagaaaatataaaaacaattaaaaagtatTAACAGATAATAAAATTATGTGCAATACACAATAAATCAACACTGGTTGTTacctttaagactccttaaaggtagagaaaagtggggtatcaaaaccaactcttcttttcaggAATGTCtgagtttaccgaaaaaatttAGGTATATTAGACACAAATCCGAATTTTAACTATTttcttttgcacacccctactcatTTTCTTAATTCTTGACTTTGGCTTATTCTGTCTCGTGTTACTTGCATTTCAGTACCCTGTTCTATTTGCTTAGTTCAGCTACTGAATCTGTGTCTTCCTGACTACTTCACTATGTCCCACTACAGCAAAACCAAAATCCAGTCAATACCAGAGTTCACAAAATTCTGCAGCCAAGTAGCTCTCAAGGGGAACACAAAACATCTTCTACTTGCCCTAACTTATTGAGTGGACATGTTTAGACTTTTTCCAGCTTTCCACAGCCTTGTTCAGGGCCCCCTTCACTTCCTTGTTGCGGAGGCTGTAGATGAGGGGGTTCAGCATCGGGGTGATTATGCAGTACATGGTGGAGAAGAAAGTTTCAGTTGCCAAGGAATAACCACCGCTTGGATGGTTATAGTTAAGTAACGCATTTCCAAAGTAAATGATTACAACAATGAGGTGAGAAGCACAGGTGGAAAAAGCTTTGCCCTTTCCAGTGGTGGAACGGATCTTCAAGATGGAGGACAGGATGAAGACGTATGAGAGAATGATGAACAGGGAGGGAACCCCAGCCATGAAAAAGCTTGCTATGCGGACTGTCATTTCGTTGATGTGCGCATCGCTACAAGAAATTTTCAACAGTGGTGGGACATCGCAGAAGATGTGAGGAATCTGATTGACTCCACAAAAGTCCAACATGGAGCTGAGAGTAGTATGAATAGCGGAATCTACGAAGCCCCAGAGCCAAGTGGCATAGGCTAGTAGGGTGCTTACCTTGGCATTTATGAGGTGGGAATAATGCAAGGGTTTACAGATGGCGGCATAGCGGTCATAGGCCATGACGGCCAGCAGGCCACCCTCCACCCCTGTGAAAGAGATCAGGAAGAACATCTGTGTCATACACTGGTTGTAGGAGATGGTCTGTCGCTGGCGCAAGAAGTTCACCAGGATCTTTGGGACGGTGACCGAGGAGATGCAAATATCTAAGCAGGAGAGATGGCTGAGGAAGTAATACATGGGGGTATGGAGGCTGGAATCCAGTTGAATCATAACAAATATCATGAGGTTCCCCAATAAAGTGACCAAGTAAATGGCTAAGAATGCCAGGAAGAGGTATGTGTGGCCGTTGGGAATGCCAGAGAAACCCAAGAAGACAAATTCCACCACTTGCGTCTGATTCCTGATTCCCATTGAGAGCTCAAAACTCACCTGTAAGGGGAAAACAATCAACTGAGAAAAGACATCCTGTATGATAAGTATATTTGAGATACCATCCGGCAGCTTGAAGTTCATTGAAGTCATGTGGAAGAAGTGGCATTCTTGGAATATGCTCCACATGGATACTGGAAGTGTTACCTATACCTGGCTTCTTTTCTGGTTTCTCCCCTCCTGACTCCACTGAAACTGCTCTGTCCAACATCTCTGATGATCTTCCTAATACCAAACAGACAAGGTCTCTCCTCTGTcctccacacatacacatacacacatgggtCTGTCTGCTGCCTTTGATACCTCTTATCTCTcccttgcttgttttttttaaaatattttttttatttttataacataacataacacataaaacaaaacaaacaaatacaataattaaaaaatacaaaagaatatcaattatataatctgcttaatacaatcaaaattgcaaaattcaaaatatccttttgacccaccacccaccatagaAAGttacccatcaccagacttccggagaagtgtctaaacagtttaaaaattacagtattgacaataagattaaaaaaaaagttaaacttatttccataactcattaactaaaatagtaaaatccatttttgcctgtttatcccaatatgtgacgcccttcgcccatgtttttttaaattcttgcatatcttttccatgtaggaattctgttaatttggccatcctcatatacatccataatttctctctccagtcactaattgaaggtttatttacttgcttccaaactttggctattataattcttgcagcagcaaaactatattggcaaatgaccctatcatttctatccattttttcttgaggaatccccaataaacaaaatgcaggatttctttttactctcatattaatcaaattattagtttttcttattacttttttcctttttttttaattttttacatacccaccatgcatgcataaaagttcctctttcctttccacatttccagcataaatccatgtctcctttttttcattttgcttatcatcacgggagttatataccatctataaaacattttatataagttctctctaatttcatgggttattgtaaatttgaattctttcttccataagttttcaatattatatcctaactccttcatccatttcaccattactggtttaattatttcttgttctaaatttacttcaattaataacctatatatccttcctatcaatcctttatttccctttattaatatattttcgagtttggatttatttttattaaatccaacttgcttatctttgttaaatatatcttttaatttataatacataaaccaatctttaatattgtTCTTCTCTATTTCTTAAAACTCAATCTCCTTCCTTAtaatctataatttctctatatacatccatatctaaatttaattatatccctctcttcataaatgcttctactggattaatccatcccggagttttattttccaaaagccTTTTACATTTTTTCCAagtttgaaataaaccaaatctaataatatgaatattaaaatctttgtttgcCTTTTCCTTATCATATcgcaaatatgcatgccatccaaaacgtataTTAAAACCTactatttccaatattttgggattctctaacaaaatccaggtctttaaccatacaaaacaagatgcctcataatacattctcaaatctggtaaccccaaacctcctgtttcttttagttcaattaaattattatatgctattctatgtctttctttgccccataaaaaatttaaaatatcttttttccaaattttaaatatttgagccccttttataattggtaagttttgaaacaacaacaaaaaaagcattttaggtaataccatcattttaattaccgaaattctaccccatagtgataggggtatttttcccagttttttaaatctataacaatttgttgccataacttaatataattgtttttgaataaattaagGTTGTTTGAAGTTAACCCTTGCTTGTTGAGTAGGGTTTCTTGACTCCTCAATTGGTTCTCCTCCTATGTGTAACTGGTCGTTCACACTGTTTGAATCTGTATTCctctgttgttttgtttgtttgtggggtACGGTCCTTGACCCCTTCCATGCTTTCATGATATGCTGGGTCTAGATGAATTATTCAAACTCTATCTGCTTGTCTATCTAGAACATTTTATCCCATTGTTCTTCCAAGTTGCTCAGAGTGACTTCTGTGATTCTACCCATCTTCATTTCATCCTTACCTTACTGTGAAATTGTTCCTTGGAAGAACAATGGGATAAAATGTCAGTCTGAGGGAAGAAAACTGGTTCGAAGTCACCCACACAATTTCATGTCTGATTGTCTGGATGAAAGTATCCCAGATCACACATAGCACTGGCTCTCCCACTTAGTTTTCATcaccacatacacacaaaaacaccGACCAGGAACTGAaacatcctccctccctccctctagtcTCTCCCCTCCAATTGCACTTCTGGGATTTCCACTTGGATGGCACATTGCCACCTCAGATTTAAAACATAAACCCCAGACTGGACTTCTCCTCTTCTCCCAAGCTCTCCTGTCTGTCTCAACTCTGTATTCATGGTCAGTATAACTATAAAACAGCATGAATCACTAGATTTATCTAAGTCTTAAACTCCAAAACTGAATTGTACCCTTCTAGGCCCTTATAAGGGTACAACTCTTCTTAGGGTTACACCGTAAGACTCTTCTGTCACAAACAGGAGCAGGAATTTAGGGGAACAGTTGATGGCCTTCACCAAAAAGATCATGGAGGATGTTTCTGCAGGTCAGAAGCAGTGAGGGCccagtcatagaatagaataatagaatcatagagttggaagggaccaccagggtcatctagtccaacccactgcacaatgcaggaaactcacaactacctcccccccacacccccagtggccaagatgccttccctctcattatctgcctaaggtcacagaatcagcattattgacagatggccatctaacctccccttaaaaacctccagggaaggagagctcaccacctcctgaggaagcctgttccactgaggaaccgctacaactgtcagaaaattcttcctaatgtctggaggaaa
It contains:
- the LOC130474971 gene encoding olfactory receptor 5B12-like gives rise to the protein MGIRNQTQVVEFVFLGFSGIPNGHTYLFLAFLAIYLVTLLGNLMIFVMIQLDSSLHTPMYYFLSHLSCLDICISSVTVPKILVNFLRQRQTISYNQCMTQMFFLISFTGVEGGLLAVMAYDRYAAICKPLHYSHLINAKVSTLLAYATWLWGFVDSAIHTTLSSMLDFCGVNQIPHIFCDVPPLLKISCSDAHINEMTVRIASFFMAGVPSLFIILSYVFILSSILKIRSTTGKGKAFSTCASHLIVVIIYFGNALLNYNHPSGGYSLATETFFSTMYCIITPMLNPLIYSLRNKEVKGALNKAVESWKKSKHVHSIS